AATTTTTGGGGGACTAGAAACAAAAAGATTACTATTTTCCAGATTTAAAAAAGAAGATATGAGAAGGAAACATGTAATTGGAATGGCAATTTGCCATAACCTCCAGACATATATGACTATTTTTTATCCCTATAATTTTCTTTATGAATATGTTAAATGTAATTGATTTGTTCAACAACCCCCAGTATATAGTAAAATATTTATATTACCTCTGATATACATTTTTATGCCAGAAGAATATGTTGTTAGGGTTGAAGAGGCAAAACCAAGGGATGCAGGTAGAGGGATTGCAAGAATTGACCCAGAAATTGCTGAAGAAATGAAATTAACCCCTGGAGATGTTATATCAATTGAAGGAAGGAAAAAGACCGCCTGCATTTACTGGCCAGGATATGGCGAGGATGCGGGCAGAGGAATAATAAGGATAGATGGAATAACAAGAAAAAATGCTGACGCAGGGATAGATGATAGAGTTAAAATAAGAAAAATAAAAGCAAAAACTGCTGAAAAGGTTGTTTTCTCCCCTCTTGAGGATTTAAGGCTTGTTGGGGCTGAAGAATATCTGCTTCATTTGCTGGAAGGGAGAGTTGTCACAAAGGGGGATATAATATCAATAAACTTAATGGGAAGGAAAATAGATTTGATTGTAGTGGGTGTGTCTCCTTCTGCTGAAGCAGTAATAATTGGAACAACAACAGAAATTAAGGTTGGAGAAAAAACAGTGATGGAGGGAAAAGTTCCACATGTTACATATGAAGACATTGGAGGACTTGAAGATGAAATAAAGCAAGTCAGGGAAATGATAGAATTGCCGTTGAAGCATCCAGAACTTTTTGAAAGACTTGGTATAGAAGCACCAAAAGGAGTTTTGCTTCATGGTCCGCCTGGCACGGGCAAGACATTGCTTGCAAAAGCGGTTGCAAATGAAACAAATGCAAACTTTTATTCATTGAGCGGACCTGAAATAATGAGTAAGTATTATGGGGAGAGTGAGGAAAATATAAGAAAAATATTCAAAGAGGCAATAGATAATGCTCCATCAATAATTTTTATAGATGAAATCGATTCAATTGCTCCTAACAGGGAAGAAGTTACTGGAGAGGTTGAAAGAAGGGTTGTTGCACAACTTCTTGCTTTGATGGATGGGCTTGAAGAGAGAGGGAAGGTTATTGTTATAGGAGCAACAAATAGAATAAATGCCATCGACCCGGCTTTAAGGCGCCCCGGTAGGTTTGACAGGGAGATAGAAATAGGAATACCTGATAAGAAAGGAAGGAAAGAAATCCTTGAAATCCATGCACGCGGCATGCCCCTCTCAAAAGATGTAAATTTAGATAGGCTGGCAGAAATAACTCATGGCTATTCTGGAGCAGACTTAGCAGCCCTTGCAAGAGAGGCTGCGATGAGGGCTTTAAGGAGAATACTTCCAGAGATAGATCTGGAGGCGGAAAAAATACCGAGTGAAATTCTTGAAAAAATAGAAGTCACGGAAAAGGATTTCTACGAGGCATTTAAATCAATGAGTCCATCAGCTTTGAGAGAGGTTGTTATAGAAAGCCCGAATGTAAAATGGGATGATATTGGAGGACTTGAAGAAGCAAAGCAAAAATTGAGGGAAGCAATTGAATGGCCACTAAAATATCAAGAATTATTCTCTCACATGAAAGCAAATCCACCAAAAGGAATATTGCTTTATGGTCCGCCTGGCACTGGCAAGACATTGCTTGCAAAAGCAGTTGCTACAGAAAGTGGAGCAAATTTCATAAGTGTTAAGGGACCAGAATTTCTATCAAAATGGGTTGGAGAAAGCGAAAAGGCAGTAAGAGAAACTTTCCGCAAGGCAAGGCAGGCGGCGCCCTGCATAATATTCTTTGACGAAATTGATGCAATTGCCCCCGCAAGAGGGAGGACGGACACGGAAGTAACTGAGAGGATAATAAGCCAGATGCTAACTGAGATGGATGGGCTTGAAGAGCTGAGAGATGTGATTGTTATAGCTGCCACAAATAGGCCTGATATGATTGATACTGCGCTTCTTCGCCCTGGAAGATTTGACCGCCTTATATACATTCCCCCGCCTGATAAGGAGGCAAGAAAGGAAATATTAAAAATTCATTTAAGGGAAAAACCAGTTGATAGTGATGTAAGCATTGATGAACTCGTTGAAAAAATGGAGGGATATACTGGAGCGGATATAGCTGGGGTTTGCAATGAAGCGGTTATGTCTGCTATAAGAGATTATATAAAGAATGGAAATAAAAAAATAGAGGAACTAAAAATATGCAAGAGACATTTCGAGGAAGCGATGAAAAATATAAAACCTATTCCAAAGGAAGAGATGGAAAAATATATAAGAATAGCAGAAGAATTTGAGCGTTAGCAGGCATCTTTGCCTACAAAGGGAGGTTTTATAATTTTTGCCCTTATATTTTTCCTTCCTTTTATTTCAACTTCACTTCCAATGTTTATATAGGATTTTCTTATGTATGCCATCGCTATTCCTTTTTTGAGGCAGGGAGAAAAGCCGCCTGAAGTTACATTTCCTATTTTTACACCATCTTTGATTACATCTTCTCCATGTCTTGGAATACCAGAATCAATGCATTCAAGAAATGCAAGCTTTTCATACTCCTCTTTTTTCTTAAATTCAAGTAGAGCATTTTTTCCTATAAATTCATGGTTCCAGTCGATGCACCATTCCAAACCCGCTTCCACTGGATTTCTTCCTCCAGCAAACTCGTTTGAGGCAAGCATAAATCCTTTTTCAAGCCTTAATGTATCTCTTGCTGCCAAGCCAACGGGCATTATACCGTATTTTTTTCCTTCCTTAAGCAATGCCCTGAACATCTTTTCCGCTTCTTCAGCTGGGGATATATACATTTCATAACCCTTCTCACCTGTATATCCACTTCTTGATAATATGCATCTTCCATTAAAATCTATCTTAAAATTTTCTTTTTTCAATTCGATGCATCCAAAAAATTGCAAATTAAAAGGAGTGATTATCTCCTGCAGTGTTTCCTGTGAAAATTTGCCCTGCACTGCAATTATTGAGTAACTATCATTTGCATCTTCTATTTCAATCCCTTCTTCATTGTTTTTTTCCATCCATTCAATAATTTTTTTTTGCATTCCAGAATTTGGAATAAACAGGTGCTCGTTTCCTAAATTAAAAAATAACTCATCATCTATTATGTGAGCATTTTGGTCCAGAAGCAGTGTATATGCTCCTTTCCCTTGCTCTATTTTTTCCCCTCTTTCAACAGTAATTTTACTTATGAACTCTTTTATATTTTTACCTTTCAAAAAAACTTTTCCCATATGGCTTACATCAAAAATTCCAACATTTCTACGAACATTTAAATGCTCTTCATTTACAGAAGCATATTTGAGAGGCATTTCATATCCCATGAAATTTGTAAAAGTTGCCCCAAGCTCTTTATGCAATTCATATAATGCGGTTTTCATGCGGGATAAATACCAAAATACTTAAATTTTTATCTATGTAAGTATTCATTATTGTGCTGTCAGATGTTCAATCAAGGAAACCAGAAGCAAATTTCAAATTAACAAGAGTAGGAGTTAAAGGAATTAAAAAGCCTGTCTGTATAAAAAGAAAAGAGAAGGTTGTTAATCTTATAGCAAACATAGAACTCTTTGTCGATTTACCTCCAACAAGGAAAGGAAGCGACCTTTCAAGAAATGCCGAAATAATAGAAGAAATAGTCGATAGTTCAGTAAGGCAACCCTCAAAAAGTTTAGAGGATTTATGTGAAAAAATAGTTGAGGAAATGCTTTTAAGGCATGAATATGCAAGCAAGGCGGAGGCGAGGATAAATTCGGACTATTTTCTAGAAAGATGCACGCCCGGCGGGAAGAAAAGCCTCGAGCCGTATAAGATAATGGCGGTTGCGATAAAGGGAAGGGGCGAGGCGGCAAAAAAATTTATAGGTGTTGAAGTTATCGGAATGACGGTTTGCCCCTGTGCTATGGAAAATATAAAAGCTAAATATGGGGAAATTTACTCTCATAATCAGAGGAATGTTGCAAGTGTTTTTATTGAAAATGATGGGAGTATTGATGCGGATGAAATTATTTCAATAATAGAAAAATCGATGAGTACGCCTACCTTTGAAATATTAAAGAGAGGAGATGAAATGGAAGTAGTTAGAAAAGCACATGAAAATCCTAAATTTGTCGAGGATGTTGTAAGAG
The Thermoplasmatales archaeon DNA segment above includes these coding regions:
- the gcvT gene encoding glycine cleavage system aminomethyltransferase GcvT — its product is MKTALYELHKELGATFTNFMGYEMPLKYASVNEEHLNVRRNVGIFDVSHMGKVFLKGKNIKEFISKITVERGEKIEQGKGAYTLLLDQNAHIIDDELFFNLGNEHLFIPNSGMQKKIIEWMEKNNEEGIEIEDANDSYSIIAVQGKFSQETLQEIITPFNLQFFGCIELKKENFKIDFNGRCILSRSGYTGEKGYEMYISPAEEAEKMFRALLKEGKKYGIMPVGLAARDTLRLEKGFMLASNEFAGGRNPVEAGLEWCIDWNHEFIGKNALLEFKKKEEYEKLAFLECIDSGIPRHGEDVIKDGVKIGNVTSGGFSPCLKKGIAMAYIRKSYINIGSEVEIKGRKNIRAKIIKPPFVGKDAC
- a CDS encoding CDC48 family AAA ATPase, with the translated sequence MPEEYVVRVEEAKPRDAGRGIARIDPEIAEEMKLTPGDVISIEGRKKTACIYWPGYGEDAGRGIIRIDGITRKNADAGIDDRVKIRKIKAKTAEKVVFSPLEDLRLVGAEEYLLHLLEGRVVTKGDIISINLMGRKIDLIVVGVSPSAEAVIIGTTTEIKVGEKTVMEGKVPHVTYEDIGGLEDEIKQVREMIELPLKHPELFERLGIEAPKGVLLHGPPGTGKTLLAKAVANETNANFYSLSGPEIMSKYYGESEENIRKIFKEAIDNAPSIIFIDEIDSIAPNREEVTGEVERRVVAQLLALMDGLEERGKVIVIGATNRINAIDPALRRPGRFDREIEIGIPDKKGRKEILEIHARGMPLSKDVNLDRLAEITHGYSGADLAALAREAAMRALRRILPEIDLEAEKIPSEILEKIEVTEKDFYEAFKSMSPSALREVVIESPNVKWDDIGGLEEAKQKLREAIEWPLKYQELFSHMKANPPKGILLYGPPGTGKTLLAKAVATESGANFISVKGPEFLSKWVGESEKAVRETFRKARQAAPCIIFFDEIDAIAPARGRTDTEVTERIISQMLTEMDGLEELRDVIVIAATNRPDMIDTALLRPGRFDRLIYIPPPDKEARKEILKIHLREKPVDSDVSIDELVEKMEGYTGADIAGVCNEAVMSAIRDYIKNGNKKIEELKICKRHFEEAMKNIKPIPKEEMEKYIRIAEEFER
- a CDS encoding GTP cyclohydrolase I FolE2; this encodes MLSDVQSRKPEANFKLTRVGVKGIKKPVCIKRKEKVVNLIANIELFVDLPPTRKGSDLSRNAEIIEEIVDSSVRQPSKSLEDLCEKIVEEMLLRHEYASKAEARINSDYFLERCTPGGKKSLEPYKIMAVAIKGRGEAAKKFIGVEVIGMTVCPCAMENIKAKYGEIYSHNQRNVASVFIENDGSIDADEIISIIEKSMSTPTFEILKRGDEMEVVRKAHENPKFVEDVVRDILKEIVSRYKNLPDSTVVIARSESFESIHKHNAFAERITTIGELRK